A genomic region of Lagopus muta isolate bLagMut1 chromosome 19, bLagMut1 primary, whole genome shotgun sequence contains the following coding sequences:
- the PIERCE1 gene encoding piercer of microtubule wall 1 protein, with protein MAQPQPAESPAPRTGTWVSATLPRRFLQLPYFRGYGQPEPHPLYRTSNQEYGRRAPTAYEVPISYHVTSHAFSDALAQRGMYRNDGLNTSLEKSRVTGPANFITPYDTLNFHPSYKVGGPSHC; from the exons ATGGCACAGCCGCAGCCCGCCGAGAGCCCCGCGCCCCGCACCGGCACGTGGGTGAGCGCTACGCTGCCCCGCcgcttcctgcagctcccctaCTTCCGCGGCTACGG GCAGCCGGAGCCGCACCCGCTGTACCGGACGAGCAACCAGGAGTACGGCCGCAGAGCGCCCACGGCGTACGAAGTGCCG ATCTCCTACCACGTCACCTCGCACGCCTTCTCAGACGCTCTGGCCCAGCGTGGCATGTACAGGAACGACGGGCTCAACACCTCGCTGGAGAAGAGCCGTGTCACCGGCCCCGCCAACTTCATCACCCCCTACGACACCCTCAACTTTCACCCCAGCTACAAAGTCGGTGGGCCCTCGCACTGTTAG
- the MRPS2 gene encoding 28S ribosomal protein S2, mitochondrial gives MAVPRILRAAAPRFYSGIPAPAALTAAAAAARPRDPEDKLLSEPLRHPDFFNVKELFSLKDLFDARVHLGHKKGCRHQFMEPYIFGCRLDQDIIDLDQTMQHLQLALNFTAHVAYRKGIILFVSRNRQFCHLIESTARECGEYAHTRYWQGGLLTNAHIQFGPGIRLPDLLIFLSSLNNVFEPHVAIRDAAKMNIPTVGVVDTNCNPCLITYPIPGNDDSPTAMELYCKIFKMTIIRAKNKRKQIEVFQDLQSREKRDTSRPVLAEGQA, from the exons ATGGCGGTACCGCGGATCTTAAGGGCGG CGGCACCGCGGTTCTACAGCGGCATCCCCGCCCCGGCGGCACTGACGGCTGCAGCGGCagcggcgcggccccgcg ACCCGGAGGACAAGCTGCTGAGCGAACCGCTCCGCCACCCCGATTTCTTCAACGTGAAGGAGCTGTTCTCCCTGAAGGATCTTTTCGACGCCCGAGTGCACCTGGGGCACAAGAAGGGATGTCGGCATCA gttcATGGAGCCCTACATCTTTGGCTGCCGCCTGGACCAGGACATCATTGACTTGGATCAGACGATGCAGCATCTCCAGCTGGCCCTCAACTTCACTGCCCACGTCGCCTACCGCAAAGGCATCATCCTCTTCGTCAGCCGCAACCGGCAGTTCTGCCACCTGATTGAGAGCACAGCACGGGAGTGTGGGGAGTACGCCCATACACGCTACTGGCAGGGCGGCCTGCTCACTAATGCCCACATCCAGTTCGGTCCCGGCATCCGCCTGCCCGACCTCCTTATCTTCCTCAGCAGCCTCAACAATGTTTTTGAGCCCCACGTGGCCATCCGGGATGCTGCCAAGATGAACATCCCCACGGTGGGGGTGGTGGACACAAACTGCAACCCGTGTCTCATCACCTACCCCATCCCTGGCAATGATGACAGCCCCACCGCCATGGAGCTCTACTGCAAGATCTTCAAGATGACCATCATCCGCGCCAAGAACAAGAGGAAGCAGATTGAGGTCTTCCAGGATCTGCAGAGCCGAGAGAAGCGCGATACGAGCCGCCCCGTGCTGGCTGAAGGCCAGGCCTGA